A genomic region of Venturia canescens isolate UGA chromosome 7, ASM1945775v1, whole genome shotgun sequence contains the following coding sequences:
- the LOC122413315 gene encoding basic helix-loop-helix transcription factor scleraxis-like has protein sequence MMESCKADSRNQRFVTNARERDRNLRKLSLCSVNTAYTTLRTLIPTEPVDRKLSKIETLRLATGYISHLHAILVAECTEQPCSKLKKSSFTIHETRNNDWTQSTKQLRTEVCIFCLAMNKKYASTLPSV, from the exons ATGATGGAATCTTGCAAGGCTGACAGTAGGAACCAACGTTTTGTAACGAATGCTCGTGAAAGGGATCGCAATCTGAG gaaactTTCGTTATGCAGCGTGAATACAGCGTACACGACCCTGAGGACATTAATACCTACGGAGCCTGTCGATagaaaactatcgaaaatTGAAACGTTGAGATTGGCGACCGGTTACATAAGCCATTTGCATGCCATTCTCGTTGCCGAGTGCACAGAGCAACCGtgttcgaaattgaaaaaaagtagctTCACCATTCATGAAACCAGGAACAACGACTGGACACAGTCGACGAAACAACTGAGGACTGAAGTTTGTATCTTTTGTCTCGCcatgaacaaaaaatac GCATCAACGTTGCCGAGTGTATGA